From a region of the Haloferax volcanii DS2 genome:
- the thsA gene encoding thermosome subunit alpha encodes MQQPLYILAEGTNRTHGRSAQDSNIRAGKAVAEAVRTTLGPRGMDKMLVDSSGEVVITNDGATILEKMDIEHPAAQMLVEVSQTQEEEVGDGTTTAAVLTGELLAHAEDLLDDDLHPTVIVEGYTEAARIAQDAIDDMVLDVTLDDDLLRKVAESSMTGKGTGDVTADVLAKHVVKAVQMVHEDDNGVFHRDDVRVLTRTGASSSATELVEGVVLDKEPVNENMPRSVSDATVAVLDMKLDVRKSEVDTEYNITSVDQLTAAIDAEDSELRGYAKALADAGVDVVFCTKSIDDRVAGFLADAGILAFKSVKKSDARALARATGAKRLGSLSDLDESDLGRVDAVSIRSFGDDDLAFVEGGAAARAVTLFLRGGTEHVVDELERAIEDAVDVVVAAIDKGGVVPGAGATEIAIADRIRSEAAGIEGRKQLAVEAYADAVEALPRTLAENTGMDPIDALVDLRARYETEGLAGIISSGRSGEIGDPVELGVIDPVAVKREAIESATEAATMIVRIDDVIAAK; translated from the coding sequence ATGCAGCAACCGTTATACATTCTCGCAGAGGGGACGAACCGAACGCACGGCCGCTCAGCGCAGGACTCCAACATCCGCGCCGGAAAGGCGGTCGCCGAAGCCGTACGGACCACACTCGGGCCACGCGGCATGGACAAGATGCTCGTCGACTCCTCGGGCGAGGTCGTCATCACGAACGACGGCGCGACCATTCTGGAGAAGATGGACATCGAGCACCCCGCCGCGCAGATGCTCGTCGAAGTCTCCCAGACCCAAGAGGAGGAAGTCGGCGACGGCACGACCACCGCGGCCGTCCTCACCGGCGAACTCCTCGCGCACGCCGAGGACCTCCTCGATGACGACCTCCATCCGACGGTCATCGTCGAGGGTTACACCGAGGCCGCCCGCATCGCCCAGGACGCCATCGACGACATGGTTCTCGACGTGACGCTCGACGACGACCTGCTCCGGAAGGTCGCTGAGTCCTCCATGACCGGCAAGGGCACCGGCGACGTGACCGCCGACGTGCTCGCCAAACACGTCGTCAAGGCGGTCCAGATGGTCCACGAAGACGACAACGGTGTGTTCCACCGCGACGACGTTCGCGTGCTCACCCGCACGGGCGCGTCCTCCTCGGCGACCGAACTCGTCGAGGGCGTCGTCCTCGACAAGGAGCCCGTCAACGAGAACATGCCGCGGTCCGTCTCCGACGCGACCGTCGCGGTCCTCGACATGAAACTCGACGTGCGCAAGAGCGAGGTCGACACCGAGTACAACATCACCTCCGTCGACCAGCTTACCGCGGCCATCGACGCCGAGGACAGCGAACTCCGCGGCTACGCGAAGGCGCTCGCGGACGCCGGCGTCGACGTGGTGTTCTGCACCAAGTCCATCGACGACCGCGTCGCGGGGTTCCTCGCTGACGCGGGCATCCTCGCGTTCAAGAGCGTGAAGAAGTCCGACGCCCGGGCCCTCGCCCGCGCGACCGGCGCGAAGCGCCTCGGCTCGCTTTCGGACCTCGACGAGTCCGACCTCGGCCGCGTCGACGCCGTCAGCATCCGCAGCTTCGGTGACGACGACCTCGCGTTCGTCGAGGGCGGCGCGGCGGCCAGGGCCGTCACGCTGTTCCTCCGCGGCGGCACCGAACACGTCGTCGACGAACTCGAACGCGCCATCGAAGACGCCGTCGACGTAGTCGTCGCCGCCATCGACAAGGGCGGCGTCGTCCCCGGCGCGGGCGCGACCGAAATCGCCATCGCCGACCGCATCCGCTCGGAGGCCGCCGGCATCGAGGGCCGCAAGCAGCTGGCCGTCGAAGCCTACGCCGACGCCGTCGAGGCGCTCCCGCGCACCCTCGCGGAGAACACCGGCATGGACCCCATCGACGCGCTCGTCGACCTCCGCGCCCGCTACGAGACCGAGGGCCTCGCCGGCATCATCTCCTCGGGCCGCTCCGGCGAAATCGGTGACCCCGTCGAACTCGGCGTCATCGACCCCGTCGCGGTCAAGCGCGAAGCCATCGAGTCCGCGACCGAGGCCGCGACGATGATCGTCCGCATCGACGACGTCATCGCCGCCAAGTAA
- a CDS encoding APC family permease, with product MSDEVGLPEAVSMAIGGMVGGGIFAVLGVVAGAAGTLAWAAFVVAGVLAVCAGYSLLRLNGLCESPRSPVGYVERFTDDNTTLAGVVGWTFVFGYVGTMAMYAYAFGGYFVELTGVSTVASVSIQPFVSALTVAAFVSLNVFGAHASGRAEDVLVGLKVAILLVFGVGGVAYGATHGGLSFGLSNLGIGPLVAAAVSFVAFEGWELLLFDQENIADPRETVRKAIYISIAGATGLYIMVALVTTNLAGIDAIQQHAETALAVAARPFLGQAGFVLISVAALFSTGSAINATLFSSARLSKRLVADDLLPSRLRDASADEPVRPLATLGVLAAGFAFLGSLDAISSFASLAFISIFGGLSFLAFREREDLATAVVPAVGTVGGVSSAAALLWHLFDAERGTFWTVLALAVVVVGVEVLYFERESIASEVRSAERRVENEL from the coding sequence ATGTCAGACGAAGTCGGGCTTCCGGAAGCCGTGTCGATGGCGATTGGGGGCATGGTCGGCGGCGGCATCTTCGCCGTGCTCGGCGTCGTCGCCGGCGCGGCCGGGACGCTCGCGTGGGCGGCGTTCGTCGTCGCCGGCGTGCTCGCGGTCTGTGCCGGCTACTCGCTGCTCCGACTGAACGGGCTGTGCGAGTCGCCGCGGTCGCCCGTCGGCTACGTCGAGCGCTTCACCGACGACAACACCACGCTCGCGGGCGTCGTGGGCTGGACGTTCGTCTTCGGCTACGTCGGGACGATGGCGATGTACGCCTACGCCTTCGGCGGTTACTTCGTCGAACTCACCGGCGTCTCGACGGTCGCGTCGGTCTCGATACAGCCGTTCGTCTCCGCGCTCACCGTCGCCGCGTTCGTGAGCCTCAACGTCTTCGGGGCGCACGCCTCGGGGCGGGCCGAAGACGTTCTGGTCGGCCTCAAGGTCGCCATCCTGCTCGTGTTCGGCGTCGGCGGCGTCGCCTACGGCGCGACCCACGGCGGCCTCTCCTTTGGCCTGTCGAACCTCGGTATCGGCCCGCTCGTCGCCGCCGCCGTCTCCTTCGTCGCCTTCGAGGGCTGGGAGCTCCTGCTGTTCGACCAGGAGAACATCGCCGACCCCCGCGAGACCGTCAGAAAGGCGATTTACATCTCCATCGCGGGCGCGACGGGGCTGTACATCATGGTCGCGCTCGTCACGACCAACCTCGCCGGCATCGACGCCATCCAACAGCACGCCGAGACCGCCCTCGCGGTCGCCGCCCGGCCGTTCCTCGGGCAGGCCGGGTTCGTCCTCATCTCCGTCGCGGCGCTGTTTTCGACGGGGAGCGCCATCAACGCCACGCTGTTCAGCTCCGCGCGGCTCTCGAAGCGCCTCGTCGCCGACGACCTGCTCCCGAGTCGCCTCCGCGACGCGTCCGCCGACGAGCCGGTTCGCCCGCTCGCGACGCTCGGCGTGCTCGCCGCCGGGTTCGCCTTTCTCGGGAGCCTCGACGCCATCAGTTCGTTCGCGTCGCTCGCGTTCATCAGCATCTTCGGCGGCCTCTCGTTTCTCGCGTTCCGGGAGCGCGAGGACCTCGCGACGGCCGTGGTTCCCGCCGTCGGGACCGTCGGCGGAGTTAGCTCGGCGGCCGCGCTCCTGTGGCACCTGTTCGACGCCGAGCGCGGGACGTTCTGGACCGTCCTCGCGCTCGCGGTGGTCGTCGTCGGCGTCGAGGTGCTCTACTTCGAGCGCGAGAGCATCGCAAGCGAGGTTCGGTCGGCGGAACGACGCGTGGAAAACGAGTTGTAA
- a CDS encoding trimeric intracellular cation channel family protein, translated as MATLLFVSAPAAVAVPEIDPFAVMNVVGLLAFAVAGALKAAEAGLDVFGVSVLGIVTALGGGTTRDVLVDRLPASLAGTWDMSVALVGVALAIVLIHSMEGRVRDHPAFLTTDAVGLSAFAATGALVGVDAGVTSFGVVILATITAVGGGSIADILIGRVPVVLRDDFYATPAVVGGLAFLAARAVGAPTGVPSGLCAAVVFSVRVLALRYDWRLPRV; from the coding sequence ATGGCGACGCTGCTTTTCGTTTCGGCCCCCGCCGCCGTCGCGGTCCCCGAAATCGACCCGTTCGCGGTGATGAACGTCGTCGGCCTGCTCGCGTTCGCGGTCGCCGGCGCGCTCAAGGCCGCCGAGGCCGGCCTCGACGTGTTCGGCGTCTCCGTGCTCGGCATCGTGACCGCCCTCGGCGGCGGGACGACCCGCGACGTGCTCGTCGACCGGCTGCCGGCCTCGCTCGCGGGGACGTGGGACATGAGCGTCGCGCTCGTCGGCGTCGCCCTCGCAATCGTCCTCATCCACTCGATGGAGGGGCGCGTGCGCGACCACCCGGCGTTTCTGACCACCGACGCGGTCGGGCTGTCGGCGTTCGCGGCGACCGGCGCGCTCGTCGGCGTCGACGCCGGCGTCACGTCGTTCGGCGTCGTCATCCTCGCCACCATCACGGCCGTCGGAGGCGGCTCCATCGCCGACATCCTCATCGGGCGCGTGCCGGTCGTCCTCCGCGACGACTTCTACGCGACGCCCGCCGTCGTCGGCGGCCTCGCCTTCCTCGCGGCCCGCGCGGTCGGCGCGCCGACCGGCGTCCCCTCGGGGCTGTGCGCCGCGGTCGTCTTCTCGGTTCGGGTGCTCGCGCTCCGCTACGACTGGCGGCTCCCGCGGGTCTGA